The genomic stretch ATCTTTCTTTTGCATGCAACACTCTTTTTCGTTCGTGCCTTGCGGGAATAACGTGCTGTAATTCAGACATTGAAAGGTACTTATATATGAATCTGTATTATCTAGAGTCTATGCTGTAGTCAATCGTCGAAgctttgtttatatttaaaataactagGCAAAGTGCTTTGACTTTAGTAAGCTTTTTTGTACAGTATTTAGGTCGGCTTGGTAACAATTTAACCTAGGTatagacaatttataatattggtTTTGAATTCACGATTTAAactatattgttaaattattttttgtttcaatgTCAGACAACATTTGCCTTGCATATAATTTATCGATAACTAAAAATTTTGGCTCATTTGTATAAGCCAGTTATTTCACAAAACTGCTATCGACTTTTGACTACAACAAAATGCAATGTGCAAGATAATCATGCTAAAGTCAATTCAAGATGCATAAAGTATGGAAACGTGCTTCTTTGTTACCTGTATAATGCATATTGCGGTACATATCCGGACAGTTACTAGATGCCTGAAACAaaagcatttaaaaatataaacgttgCCTTAATTCCATGACAACCATAAACCGAGCCCTTACTCTGGTACATCCGATACCTACAGTGATGCCGATCCCAATAATGAGCTTTTGTACCGCGAGAACCCAAGGCCACATCAGAGCTAGCTACAGGTTGATATAACCGCATCgaacttacatacaaaaactttGGGATCGACATCGCTGTTACTACTGAAAGTATTAGAGTGTACAAAAGTATTTCCATAAATGCCTTAAAACTATGTTGagttgttgtttttttctgGCCACATCACGAATAGATCAACTTTACAATCGTGCCCCGACATAATCGCAAAGCCGATGCGAAATATTTCCTTAgagcagtgtttcccaacgtggggccCACGCCCCATAGGGgcaatttgattattaatgggggctatttcaaaaattatttggaatttcaatttcagcttttgattttgttttaatttacttagtgTGTTTCGTTAAAAATTTCCCAGTTATTTCTGCCTAAAGcctatcatttaagttttttaagtgaacaattaaattttttaatattaaaacatatgtatattACACAAGGGAGCAACGCTATTTTAAAGAGGCTACGGTGGTACACGGCACACAAAATGTTGGGAAACACGTCCTTAGAGAAGTAATGAAGAAatgaaaaaaacttttatcaaAAACATCTTGTACTGTAATATCACAATAAGAGCAatctaattttgtttgtgCATTTCAAGAGGAGTTCACAAATAATCCGCATGTCTCGCCGTAGACCGCAGGGCactaagttaattaattaaggttTGAGCTTTCTCTGTAATTATATTTCACGCTTTGACTGCGACATGCCGTTCGCCGGGTTCAACTGATTTATTGGATTCTTGATTCTGTCTTcgatgatatttattttaattattttatataagaagTTGACAAGGAGATACGGAGTTGAAAATGAAGATaatagggatgagagtcgcacgctgaaaccactgccctgcgattctgtaactcacttcacgaactcacacagcggttttcgcatcggcggtctctctcaaatcagtcgtgaagcagtcattttatgatttggcattctgataaacaataaagtacaagctcccaccttttcagaatgccaaatcataaaatgactgcttcacgactgatttgagagcgaccgccgatgcgaaaaccgctgtgtgagttcgtgaagtgagttacagaatcgcagggcagctcaAGACTATaacaagcttttataaaaattagatcaatatgttaaaatcatattttgtacTCCACATTTTTAATACTCTCTCTTTGAGAATTGCTGTATCAACAATGGAGTATCGTTTTGTTGAGTTATGGCTCTTAataaagagaaataaatataaactcaaGCAATTTGCAGCAGGTGATAAAGATAAAGTTTTGGGTATTATCAATCATAAATTACTgtattataagaaataaaaggtATACGTATCTTCATTTGGAAGGGCATAtaggttatatatatatttttgtaaatcatTACGTTGTAACAGATAAGTCGATAAAACGAGTGCTAAAGTTTATCCACaaagatatttgtttttattcatgtACAGGCAGTCCTCGACTTACGGGGAAcaatgttttgacactattCCTCAAGCATACGTCATTTGTTTCGATTTCCGGCATAGGAGAATTCACTTGTCTTGTGCAAATTTGGAGAATgccataaaaaattttttaagaaaatgatCCTAATTTTGAGAGAAGCTTCAacgttaataacaaaatttgtgCAACCTATCAGTGTTACCAAGATCTGTATGTAGAAAGAAGCGAAGCAATCTAGAATTGATAGTTTCTTTAAGtcaaaagtttaaatttattatttctcattacatattaaagttttataattatgattaaaattaataacacacaaatacCAAAAATAATTAGCAATTTCATAAGtgcatatataattattttaagaacttacttttgttaataaagtatatatgtcctttgttataaatgcagtttttttttaatttcgagtCCGTGTGGAACCTAACCCTTCAGTTTTACATAAACATACGAAAAAATATGTCTAGACTTACGTTTTTGGTTTACGTCGCGTATTTCGAGAACCTAACATGCCGTAAGTACGAGGTCTGCCTGTATTTCAGTTTAAGTAACAGTTAGTTTCATCAAAGTCCTTGCttttcttttttagtttttgagcacacacacattaaaataaattttactttaatatatctaatatataaaattctcgtgtcacagttttcgttgccatactcctccgaaacggcttgaccgattttgatgaaattttttgtgcttatccggtatctatgagaatcagccaatatctatttttcgtccccctaaatgttaggggtagtccacccctaaattttatttttttatttttagatatttttttctgtttttatttttttaatgatacagcattaaaaaatacactaactttcacccctctacgatcaacccctactttttattatagtagatagttatttttatttaacctaaaaaaaaatccctagaaataatatacatggcaaaacaacgtttgccgggtcagctagttaagtataaaataatgacaGGCATTTAAAgccatttttttctaatttctCCTTCAACGCGAGGAAAATACTTGCGCGCTTAAGATTCCTAACTTATGTAAGGGATACATACCGGCAGTCCCTGTTTGTTGAAGTTAATATTAGTTCTGACAGTACGATGGTGTAATGGCTGAACTGGGCGAGCATTGTTGCCGAGCGGCGCTTTGGGTGTCAGCTGCGATCCTTGCATCAGACGGCGGATTGCGTACATCTATAAGAAATAACATACAACATAGTtctacttaatatattttggagataaaaattaaaacatcatcAGTGTAGGTTATCGGCACTTCAATTCAAATTTTTCTTTGCAAACCTTTGAAAAATCTTTTGCAAAACCTTGAATATTCGCCCGAATTATATACGTATGATTGCTACACacgtttaacaaaatttaattttttatttaaactatgtACTATACTGGTTAGCGAAAGTTCCCGAGATCAATTTCTATTtacgaaacaattatttttaaagctaGACACAGATATATAGGATACAATAATTGTCGACCCTATGCACTATTTGGAagggtttaaaaaaaatcagtggcggtacaatctctttaggtcttggcctgagatttctgaatctgtgtcatgatcatttttaaatcaagtaGGCAAGTAGgggatcagcctccagtgcctgacacatgccgtcgactttttgggtcttagacatatcggtttcctcacgatgttttccttcaccattcgagcaaatgttaaacgGGGAttaaacctacgacctcaggtatgagagtcgcacgctgaagccactaggccaacactgctctctttGGAAGAGAGCTTTGGAAGGGTTTGGAAGTTCAAATATTACTCACCTCCtgtttagatatataaataggtttattaaatataatccacACAGCCGTTTCCCAGCATCCGGGGTGAGTGGTTGACCCCTCATATGTGAGGTACTGCTGAGTGTTGGGCAATAGAGTGCTAAGTGGCAGGTTTCTGATTGGGTATGAACTACCTGTGAATTATatacaatgtatttttatacgggaacttattacttataattaacttatcatatactcgtatataggtcaattattttgataaacattAATACGGTGTAAATTGCAAtagtgaaattaaatatataaaaaaaattggataaattattaattccaacttttattttgttccctttggattAGAAACtgttgggccgtggggttcaactGCACAAGCGttaattaagatttaagttgacgcctggtagatagtacagAGCTCAGAGGGGCTCAGAGcaggtgctttcctcgctcaacgactAAGTATCGAAATACAGCGAAAATACAGGAAATACAGAAATTATAATAGGAGACAGTTATGTCAATGTAGAGATAATTCTgtcagcgttaaaggtacactgccatagGGACCAAACACAcaacacaaatttaaattttatttttattattactgtgtatatttattaatttaatttaatttaattatatgtatatttgataGTTATAAAAACCTATTACACGTATATGTTTAGGTtagttttatgaaatatgaaataattcaattaatgtATGCAATTTACGATGTTAACAGAAAATACggattttattataagatcttcccccgcgaacttcgtttctccttaatgtgattttacttagcctacctttttagtacataccaacattttgctatgctaccccagagactgttcggttttccggaatgaaaactttgtaggtttttctgtgattttttccTATATAAACATCTCAGAGTTCATgtcacccttaacatttacaGGGATGAAACTGTAACTGTCGTCCGATTCGCAGACCTAAATTCGCCAagaaggtaggctaagtaaaaaaatcatattaaggcacATCGAACGGGGCAGCTTgtgtatacattttattatcaaaatataataatttgccTTACCTCTGAACATTACTTTATTGAAGGCGCTTGTTATTATTCTTAGTTCCTTGTTAGTCGGTTCTCCAATCTATAAAtcatcaatataaataaacgacAAGAGTACGAAAATCCTTATCTATAATACATCCTTTTAGGTCTAGgactcagatttttgtatctgttccgtgatcattactatatataataggcaagtagcttATAAGCCTTATGTGCCTAAaaaccgtcgactttttgggtataaggcatgccggtttccttacgatgttttgcttCACCGTAcaaacgaatgttaaatgagcGGAATGtcgattggtgcacagccgggtatggaacctacgaccccaggaatgagagttgcacgttgaaaccaacactgctcttgttttgtacataatatagtaaattacTATACTACTATACGTACTAGTACTAGTACTAAAAATTAGCTCTTAGATTTCTTTTTAATCTGCTATACGTGACTTGCGTGCTAATGTATCCCACGGGAATATACTTTATGGCATATAAATAtgtgtgttttttataattagtttacCTGAACCATTAGAGAAATTCCAACGACTCCTTGTGATTTATGTTGTGCTTCGGACATGTTATGGTATAGTTCCTTGTTGAAACCATACAGTTGAATCTGTAAATGAAACTGAGTGAGCTAAGCGATATAcacgtttaaaaattatcatactttttaaatggaaatgggcgTGGCAAATGGCAAGAGAAACAGAAAAGTGGAAAAAAGGATTAACTTGGGCACCAGGTACAATAAACGCAAAAGAGAAAGAGTTTAGAAGGTGGAGAGACCAGATTAAGGATCAGCACAGTGCAGACAGAAATCAGGGGCTTAAGAGGAGgtctttgccaaaaaagggcatATACTCGTAGTTTCCCTAAAAATAATGAGATGACAGAAATATAATGTGTTTAAGTGTAAAAGTATGTGAaataaaaggctattattattattatatggaaaagtatataaatattttaaaatatgtttgagGTTATTTACCAACGACTAGGTATTTTTGTCTAAATTTCATTATTCGCCATCGTAATCAAATAGTACAGACAAATAAGGATATCTTTGACACACAGAGAGCTTCCGATTAGACTTTAAAAAGTGTACTAAAACAAGCCACAAACAAAAGAGTTACAAAAAATTCGCAGTTCATTAAGAAGACTATTGTCTTGCAGACATTGTGTAAAATTATCTAAGCGATTGTTGTTCGGAAGTTTGTCCTTCGAGAGTAATAACAGCTGATAATATTTCAGGTGTTAATTTGTGACCGGGCAGATATAACTTTGTTCATCTCGAACTTAAATTATGCATTTTTGTTTATCTCATACCCCTCTTTTAActctttatttacattaatttttttcctacaGTAAAGCTCACAAAAATTGTGCGACTTTACATGAAATACAATCTAgcatatacaataattatggctaagtaataatatattgacttaattttctacaatactaataatgttcattaacagtcttagtgttctataatTTTGACACTATGTTCGTGTGTCCGAATAcgatttacattaataaataattttttattaattgtttgttttgattaatGTTGGCAGAAAAAGCCGAATTTGTAAGGCTATTCGAAAAATTCATAGCATAACTGTTAGATTGTATATTTCCTGCAACTTCGACTTGGTTTTCTTTGGAGTAGAGAAatagactcttgggccgtggggttcaagtgcacaggcgtcAAAAAAGATTTGCTGGTGCTTTTCTCTCTCAACGAattagtatcgcaatacagcgaggaaatgctgccggCGTACACAGTAACCGAActgtattaaattgtaattttctttttattaattttgtatttttatcattacaaTTTAGGTTAaggatattgtaaataaaatattttgtttagtttaggtattaataaacatttacttttattaaaagctatgtgttttctttaaaaaaaataagattttcaCACATGTTATGGAATTTTATACAGCAcgttaacattaaatattagaaATCAAATGCTTGGTCATTTGAGACTAAAGTATTGAAAGTATTATATTGTCTTTGCTTTACGCGAGTAcgttagaaaataatttagttaacgGTTATAAACGAAGGTTTACattatgtacataaataaactagcggacccgacagacgttgtcctgtcttaactatgaatattgatttcaaattggtataattaattaaaaaatatttcaggaacaaagtgtttattattctaatgctttatgttatacaacattctttgtttgtttttctggctcgcatattatgatattatcaatataataactccgatcgaagcatttattttaaacgatattcatttttcttacatcctctttgacgatatttgcagcacgcattctgtcaatgttatgtcaaacgccataaggttacgtCAAAAActtcgaattgtatggtggttaagtattcttaaattttctaattttccgcgcaatttttttcttttttcttttataagaaccttctcctgacaattacaaacacaacaaaaaaaatatcagacaaatcggtcaagccgttttcatattatgtcgtgacaacggaaaacgggtttcatttttatatatatagattacagACTCAATACATCTAATCATCAGGTCTGAAATACGTTGAAAACATTTATCGTAATACTTCTAAATCTCGCATTTCGTATGAGTGTAATAATTTCTGTTGTTTGAATCACATACAACATAAATTACGTAAGTACCAACCTCTCCCGGAAATGTATGATGGTCTATCTGATGTTCGGACCCTCTATTGTCTTCCAAGCCATAGTGGAAGTAGATCTCCTCAAACTGGTATCGATATGACAGCGGACCTCCACTGATGTTCACTTGGTGTTTTGAGTCCTTCTCTACGCGAAATACCAGAGATTGTCCCGTGTTTTGAAGCACGCCGCTGACctgtgaataattatttttttaaatgtataccAAATGTCTATTGATTCTTAGAAAGGCACCACTGACTTAACATGGATCACTCTTCCAAACTGGGTAGCGATTCCAATTCTTTATAATGtcaattaaatatagaaaattaaataatagcaCAATTAACCTACAGTAGGGATGCTCGATGATCATTTTTCGTTGTCTCGCTCGCTCTTACTACTCTTTATCAACAAAGAAATAGATTAAAACGTTCTTCATTATCAAAATTACTATTCATTCAGACAGTTGGTAAAAAGTATCggaatatgtaataatttattctgcTTTTAATCAATTTCGAACCATTTCactgcattttatttattcgtcAATAATTAATGCAAAAATCGATGTTTCGTTTTCGATAAATACCGGACATCGATGTTGGGCTTTCGATTATGACATTGAATTCAATATCGATGTTTTTCTAATATCGATCATCCCTAATCTACAGCTTAATGGTTAACGCATTAACGCAGCGAGTTAAAGTCATAATAGTTACTTTTAATACTATTGTTATTTAAGAATTCAGTATATAAATAGCTACGTGACAAATGCAAGTCATACTTATCGCCAAGAATCGACCCAAAATTCACCATTAAAATCAGAAATTACATCAggacattataaaaaattcataacatCAAAATATCGATGGTAGAAAAGTGTTATACTACACTGAACATACAAGTCTACATCTTTTTTATAAGAACTGTCAGCTGTTTATAATCGAATAGTATTCCCGATATCAAATGTAGTTAGTCTTCGGTAGTTTCGGATGAAACGGTATATAGACCGAGATGatctaaatttgtttttaggCAACACAATAATTGATATGGGTCAGAAATCAGTTAGTTTCATGGTTGTGGGACATTAAAAAGATTGGGAAATTgtgttacatttatttctaaagTTTCAACTTTGAAATAGCTAGTTTTATGTACGTTTTTCTTGTAAAATTTGTGTAAAGTAATGAATCAGGAAACTAACTAGTAGTTTGGTTTCAATCAATCAATTGGTCACACCTTGATTAGAGCGGTTTGACTTAAGATGAGTTATTACATGCTGACACGCGAAGGCATTGTTTTGACTGGAATGAATTATTCCTTGAAAGATAACGCTTTTACAGAAATCTTTTTAAGTTTGCATTTATACTTTAGACAACtttttaagatttaatttatttcccaCACACAAAAATACAGTGTTCAGAATTATCTTAACctagatatttataataataataattaaaaataaataaatcaaaaggAAAACAACAAACATATTGGTATTCAATTTTGTTTCACAAATAATATGAGATCATAatcttaatttgtatgaaacaaATTCACTCTGTAAAGCTTCAGTAACGGAAAAAAATCTAGTATTGCTACTAAATAATCACGtctaaaattcataaaatcaaCGTTGTTGGACAGAATTGATTgataacatacatacataattgttttaaacaaaataccaTGCCTTTatgtgttataaattaaaaccgtATTATATAAGgcagaataaaatatatataagagaCATTGTTGGAATAAGATATATGTATGACACGATAATTTAGGCTTCCAAGCACATAAAATGCTAAAATTGGAAGGTGTATAAtacatgtttaataatttctcGAAAATTAAGGGTCATAAAGATGCAACTTTTATTGAATTAGATATGTTCCAACTTAGGGAACAATCCATGTTTTACTAACATCGATATCGGTGAGATATTATACGTATGATATAGTAAATACAGAAAAAACTTACAGATGCACTTGTACAAGCTCTAAggctaaaatggaaatgggcaggtCATATTGCTAGAGCGCGGGATAAAAGATGGAAATAACGAAATGGACTGGACCTACTGGAAAGAGATGTATAGGATGACATTATAGAACTGGCGGGGGCAACTGGATGAATGTTGCTCAAGACAAGGAAAATTGGAAAAATATGGAGAAGGCTTTTACCCTTAAAGGGGCCATACAAAAACTagaccattaaaaaaaaatctaacttaaattttttaaaacttataataacacaactaatactaatattaaggaatGTAAACGAACCAATTGTTGTGtggattaataaagctttaataataataatagtaaataatgactattgttaataattttgaatgatttttaacACTAGCTAATACGTTTTAGGAAAACATTATAACGAAATCCAGCATACCAAAGCCCCGAAAAGTCAGCAGCGTGTCGCGTCGGCCAC from Pieris napi chromosome 15, ilPieNapi1.2, whole genome shotgun sequence encodes the following:
- the LOC125056585 gene encoding carbonic anhydrase-related protein 10 isoform X1; the encoded protein is MSQWLLILTIIFINVKDISGSWEEWWTYDGISGPGFWGLINPQWSMCNKGRRQSPINIEPDKLLFDPWLRDVQFDKHKVSGVLQNTGQSLVFRVEKDSKHQVNISGGPLSYRYQFEEIYFHYGLEDNRGSEHQIDHHTFPGEIQLYGFNKELYHNMSEAQHKSQGVVGISLMVQIGEPTNKELRIITSAFNKVMFRGSSYPIRNLPLSTLLPNTQQYLTYEGSTTHPGCWETAVWIIFNKPIYISKQEMYAIRRLMQGSQLTPKAPLGNNARPVQPLHHRTVRTNINFNKQGLPASSNCPDMYRNMHYTARYSRKARTKKSVACKRKMFSKKTCHKK
- the LOC125056585 gene encoding carbonic anhydrase-related protein 10 isoform X2; amino-acid sequence: MSQWLLILTIIFINVKDISGSWEEWWTYDGISGPGFWGLINPQWSMCNKGRRQSPINIEPDKLLFDPWLRDVQFDKHKVSGVLQNTGQSLVFRVEKDSKHQVNISGGPLSYRYQFEEIYFHYGLEDNRGSEHQIDHHTFPGEIQLYGFNKELYHNMSEAQHKSQGVVGISLMVQIGEPTNKELRIITSAFNKVMFRGSSYPIRNLPLSTLLPNTQQYLTYEGSTTHPGCWETAVWIIFNKPIYISKQEMYAIRRLMQGSQLTPKAPLGNNARPVQPLHHRTVRTNINFNKQGLPASSNCPDMYRNMHYTATQWPREHSMRYRSTEDLAMLSMIN